CCGCGCTCAGTGCGGGATGCCCGTCCTTGATCTTTTCGGGCTCGCCGTACAGTGGCGCCACCACCGCCCTTGCCGGGTCCTCGTCGCTGATTAGCCGGCGAGCGCGGCGAGATTCCGTCACACATACCACCTCCCGGCTCCGTGGGTGTTCGGTGTAGTGCACCTCGCCTCATAGGCGGCCACACGCGTCATCCGATCGCACGGCAGACATCATCAAGTTGACCAAGGGCTAACGGAGAGGGGACCGGACGCGACGGAACACGACGCAAGTTGACCATCTAGCTAGCGATGGCGCCACTCGTGACAGTAGTAATAATAGCACTAGATTACAATATATAGCACGATAAATGATTGACAGTAATATACACAGGCGCGACAAATGATTACAATACGCACATTGCTGCCGCGGTACGCATACGATGATAAATACGTGCGAATCAAAAATAATGTATACGGCGAATCAAGGAGTAGAGGAAGTCGGCATCAATGCATTACCAAGCGCAATACTCAGGCGCGATAATGAAGTGGATTCCCTGCCACTATCTCCATTCTAATTATATATATCTCCCGATATGAATGAGCACCGAGCACGCCACACACACTACTGCTCCGCCCCGCGAGCATCTATCTACTTTTAGGAAGGCATCTATCTACATACGATTGGGAGTTCGAGATGGACGATCGTACTCTTGGCAAAGGCAGGAAGTGCGTCCcctcgccgtcggcggcggcggtggccaggCGCGCCGTGCTTCTCCTGGCCGCCGTCGTGTTCGTGGGGTGGCTCATGATGTGGGCCATGCTGCCGACCAGAACTTACAGCTCGACATGGGCGCCGAAGCTTGCGGCGCTCACCGGCTTCGGGAAACAAGGTTTTCTTCTGACTCTTCACGGCCTGTCGGAATTGCACCGATGTCGGTTTTCACGAGGTACTCGTTTCTTTTGTTCATCATGGCTTATAATTTGTTATTACAGGGATTAGGATGACGGTGTACGCCTTCCCGGTGCTGTTCGTGTACGTTGTTGCGTGCGTTTACCTGCATTTGCAGCAGCAGAAGGGGGGTGACCCTGACACCCAGCGCCGGACCAGGTATGCTTGAGTTTTTTCCGACTACGAAGTTGTACTAAAGCAGCGTCAATTAATATGTATCGGTGTAGTATCTCATCAAGTATTTCGCATGTACTACGTGATACTAATAGCCACGGAACAAACGACAGAAAATTCCTGATGATTTTGCTTATGTTATTATTAGTACGAGAATAGCAGCAGCCTGGAGGAGACCCGTGCTGGTGAGAGGCCCGCTGGGGATCGTGACGGGCATAGAACTGGCCATCCTTCTCATGTTCATGGCGCTCCTCGTCTGGTTCTACTACGCGTACATCACCGTCGAGTTCTCCAAGCTACGCGTCAAGCCAGGCGAGAAACTGTAAGGAACCACACGCGCGCAGCCGATCGACACAAAACTGCAATTCTGATGATGAAACAACTAACTGTAAACTGACGTTGGTTACGTACGAACGTGCAATTGGTGTTCTCAGGTGGCAGGCGGAGCTGGAGAAAGCGGCGAAGCGGCTCGGCAGTGTCGGGAGTTTGTGCTGCGCGCTGCTGTTCCTGCCCGTGGCACGCGGCTCGTCGCTCCTGCCGCTCGTCGGCCTCACGTCGGAGGCCGGCATCAAGTACCATGTCTGGCTGGGGAACACGGCCATGGCCATCTTCACCGCTCATGGGCTCTGCTACGTCTTTTTCTGGGCATCCACTGATCAGATCCACCTGGTACTCCCCTAAGGTGCACAACCATCTTCAAGATTCAGATTAAGCGTACGACTAACTTGGTATGCCCGGCCAACTTGTGACCCAGATGACGAAATGGGCGAGGACGAGGGCCTCCAACGTCGCCGGGGAGCTGGCCTTGCTCTGCGGCCTCGCGATGTGGGCGACGGCGCTGCCGCGCATCCGCCGCCGGATGTTCGAGCTCTTCTTCTACGCGCACCACCTCTACATCCCCTTCATCGTCTTCTCCGCGCTCCACATGGGCGTAATGGTGTTCTGCTACGTCCTGCCCGGCGTCTTCCTCTTCGCCGTCGACCGGTGCCTCCGCTTCCTGCAGTCGCGCGCCCGTGTCCGCCTCGTCTCTTCCCGCTTCCTGCCGTCCGGGGCCGTCGAGCTCAACTTCGCCAAAAGCCCCTGTAAGCAACGTAGATATCCATGCAAGGAGGGTTACGAGGCAACGACAGGAAAAATGTGCTGACAACTTTGTTGCAGGTTTGAGGCACAATCCCACGAGCACGCTCTTCGTCAACGTCCCATGCGTCTCGCGGCTCCAGTGGCACCCTTTCTCGGTGACGTCGAGCAGCAGCCTCGAGCCGGACACGCTCAGCGTCGTCATCAAGAACAGAGGCGGGTGGACGCAGAAGCTGTACGAGACGGTCTCGTCTCTGCCCCCGTCCGGTGGCCACCTCGGCGTCTCGGTCGAGGGGCCGTACAGCCCGGCTGCCGGGGTCACGCCCTTCTTGGGCCACGACTCGCTGGTAATGATCAGCGGCGGCATCGGCATCACGCCGTTCATCTCCATCATCCGCGAGCTGGTTTACCAGAGCGCCATGGCAGAAACGGCGTCCatgccgaggctcctcct
This region of Triticum aestivum cultivar Chinese Spring chromosome 2D, IWGSC CS RefSeq v2.1, whole genome shotgun sequence genomic DNA includes:
- the LOC123054105 gene encoding ferric reduction oxidase 2; the encoded protein is MDDRTLGKGRKCVPSPSAAAVARRAVLLLAAVVFVGWLMMWAMLPTRTYSSTWAPKLAALTGFGKQGIRMTVYAFPVLFVYVVACVYLHLQQQKGGDPDTQRRTSTRIAAAWRRPVLVRGPLGIVTGIELAILLMFMALLVWFYYAYITVEFSKLRVKPGEKLWQAELEKAAKRLGSVGSLCCALLFLPVARGSSLLPLVGLTSEAGIKYHVWLGNTAMAIFTAHGLCYVFFWASTDQIHLMTKWARTRASNVAGELALLCGLAMWATALPRIRRRMFELFFYAHHLYIPFIVFSALHMGVMVFCYVLPGVFLFAVDRCLRFLQSRARVRLVSSRFLPSGAVELNFAKSPCLRHNPTSTLFVNVPCVSRLQWHPFSVTSSSSLEPDTLSVVIKNRGGWTQKLYETVSSLPPSGGHLGVSVEGPYSPAAGVTPFLGHDSLVMISGGIGITPFISIIRELVYQSAMAETASMPRLLLVCVFRTSAELDMLDLLVPASGGLNGAPSLDLRIEAFVTSESEPRTGNDPHKRPCQPVWFKPWPSDAPVSPALGTNGWLWLGAVVSSSFAAFLLLVAVLQRFYIYPVDRDSNHVYPWAARTMLNLLFLGVSVAAVTGAAFLWSKRGSAREAKKIKSVDGPMSPVSLLHWAGGGGVERELESMPAQPLAQATNVHFGHRPDLKKMLLGVHDENVGVMASGPSGMLEEVATICSSGLASNLHFQSISFTW